A genomic segment from Conger conger chromosome 2, fConCon1.1, whole genome shotgun sequence encodes:
- the LOC133122001 gene encoding guanylyl cyclase C-like: protein MNCCGWLWVISFMLIVIRSLSMNTCPQGKDLINVVLLDDNDSPWSLGFVKSAVEEATMYDHELNVAAGVDFNLTASYDGYKTNQYQRKGCGSSTCEGVEKLKTLTTEGRTGCVLLGPSCTYATFQMVDTEVGLIMGLPIISAGNFGLSCDFKDNLTRLLPPARKISSFFLNFWEYSKLLKESWTTAYVYKKAEQTEDCFWYINALEARSAAFSSSVERFVLQSPEDLHSAINDKKRESNVFILCGSPDDIANLTKDIDRKLHLEIIFILIDLYNPTYHLNTTSSPHMENVLVLTMPNRNFTIQDDPSGNETVMNDYVSAYRDGALLVGQVVRRLWKKPGLSKFSINMHNFRNLSFTGLGRHYVLDEYGDRDVDFSVMYTTVDMEYKTLLEFNTSTSQISVKDDKPDFFWPNNVLPSDVLKQSGYLQVHNIVVIVLSITVVMVAVLAFILYRQNRKDRQRQKEWSHINPDMITTVEPNEQSFVSLKIDQDHKKNDRIRRGRYDKKIVILKELKQSDGYFSKGQRIELNTLLAVDYYNLTKFYGTVKVENEVFGVFEYGERGSLRYVLNDKVSYPEETFMDWEFKIFVMYDIAKGMSYLHSSNIQVHGRLKSTNCVVDNRMVVKITDFGCNTILRPGKDLWTAPEHLRKEGISQKGDVYSFAIICQEIILRRNPFYTEVYSDREEKMYRVQYPDSSTCFFRPDLRFENAGDRLEVYTLIKSCWDEDPEKRPDFKKIEGCLGKIFSNLSDQANESYMDNLIRRLQLYSRNLEHLVEQRTALYKAERDRADQLNFMLLPGPVVRSLKETGSVEPELFDEVTIYFSDIVGFTTICQYSTPMEVVVMLNDIYKNFDRILDNHDVYKVETIGDAYMVVSGLPRRNGNRHAVDICHMALDILAFMGTFELHHLPGLPVWIRIGVHSGPCAAGVVGSKMPRYCLFGDTVNTASRMESTGLPLRIHISQPTISILQRTDCKFEFEMRGETYLKGKGTEITYWLTGVTGKDYNLPTPPTAENFQRLQLAEMILPILEKRTPGTDGMEKRKTLSTRQKKREKDKHMVDFQPEYLHLATVDNLNTYL, encoded by the exons ATGAATTGCTGTGGGTGGCTGTGGGTTATTTCCTTTATGCTGATTGTTATCCGAAGTCTATCGATGAACACCTGTCCGCAAGGGAAGGATTTAATCAACGTGGTGCTGTTGGACGACAACGACTCACCATGGAGTCTGGGTTTTGTGAAAAGTGCAGTGGAAGAGGCAACTATGTACGACCATGAACTGAATGTTGCAGCAG GTGTGGACTTTAATCTGACGGCCAGTTACGATGGGTACAAAACCAACCAGTACCAACGGAAAGGCTGTGGAAGCAGCACCTGTGAAGGTGTTGAGAAGCTGAAGACTCTGACT ACCGAGGGCAGGACAGGCTGTGTTCTGCTGGGACCCAGCTGTACTTACGCCACTTTCCAGATGGTGGA TACGGAGGTTGGGCTGATTATGGGCTTGCCCATTATCTCGGCCGGGAATTTTGGGTTGTCATGCGACTTCAAGGACAACCTGACTCGTCTGCTCCCACCTGCCCGGAAAATCTCCagcttttttcttaatttctgGGAGTATTCCAAACTCCTCAAGGAAAGCTGGACCACAGCGTATGTCTATAAGAAGGCAGAACAAACGGAGGACTGCTTCTG GTACATCAACGCCCTGGAGGCGAGATCGGCTGCGTTCTCCTCGAGCGTGGAGAGGTTTGTCCTGCAGAGTCCAGAGGATTTGCATTCAGCAATCAATGATAAAAAGAGGGAAAGCAACG TGTTCATTCTCTGTGGGTCTCCAGACGACATCGCCAATCTGACCAAGGACATCGATCGAAAACTGCACCTTGAAATTATCTTCATTTTGATCGACCTTTACAA CCCTACCTATCACCTTAATACCACATCCAGCCCTCACATGGAAAATGTCCTGGTGCTTACTATGCCCAATAGAAACTTCACAATTCAGGATGACCCATCTGGCAATGAGACG GTGATGAACGACTATGTGTCAGCATACCGAGATGGGGCGCTGCTGGTTGGCCAGGTGGTTAGGCGGTTGTGGAAGAAGCCTGGTCTCTCCAAGTTTTCCATCAACATGCATAACTTCCGCAATCTCTCCTTCACCG GTTTGGGTAGGCACTATGTTCTGGATGAATATGGTGACAGGGATGTGGATTTCTCTGTGATGTACACCACTGTGGACATGGAG TATAAGACCCTTTTGGAGTTTAACACGTCCACCAGCCAAATCTCAGTCAAAGATGACAAACCGGACTTTTTCTGGCCCAATAATGTCCTACCAAGTGACGTCCTCAAACAAAGCG GTTACCTGCAGGTTCATAACATCGTAGTCATTGTGCTGAGCATCACTGTCGTGATGGTGGCTGTACTTGCTTTCATCCTTTACAG GCAGAACAGGAAGGACCGTCAGCGACAGAAGGAATGGTCTCACATCAACCCCGACATGATCACCACAGTAGAACCCAACGAGCAGAGCTTTGTGTCCCTGAAG ATTGATCAGGACCACAAGAAGAATGACCGAATCCGCCGTGGGCGCTACGACAAAAAG ATTGTGATTCTGAAGGAGCTGAAGCAATCAGACGGCTACTTCAGCAAAGGCCAGAGAATAGAACTGAACACT CTCCTGGCAGTGGATTACTACAACCTGACCAAGTTCTATGGCACAGTTAAGGTTGAGAATGAAGTGTTTGGAGTATTTGAGTATGGAGAGAGGGGGTCCCTCAGG TATGTGCTGAATGACAAGGTCTcatacccagaggaaaccttCATGGATTGGGAGTTCAAGATCTTTGTCATGTATGACATTGCCAAG GGCATGTCCTACCTGCACTCCAGCAACATCCAAGTCCACGGCCGCCTGAAATCCACCAACTGTGTGGTGGACAACCGCATGGTGGTCAAGATCACCGACTTTGGCTGCAACACCATCCTGCGCCCCGGCAAAG ATCTGTGGACGGCGCCGGAGCACCTGCGGAAGGAGGGCATCTCTCAGAAGGGTGACGTGTACAGCTTCGCCATCATCTGCCAGGAGATCATCCTGAGGAGGAACCCCTTCTACACAGAGGTCTACTCTGACCGAGAGG AGAAGATGTACAGAGTCCAGTACCCGGACTCCTCCACCTGTTTCTTCAGGCCGGACCTGAGATTCGAGAACGCTGGAGACAGGCTGGAG GTATACACACTCATAAAAAGCTGCTGGGATGAGGACCCAGAGAAGAGGCCTGACTTCAAGAAAATAGAGGGCTGTCTGGGCAAGATCTTCAG TAACCTGAGTGACCAGGCCAACGAGAGCTACATGGACAACCTGATCCGCCGCCTGCAGCTCTACTCCCGTAACCTGGAGCACCTGGTGGAGCAAAGGACGGCGCTGTACAAGGCTGAGAGGGACAGGGCCGACCAGCTCAACTTCATGCTGCTGCCCGG TCCTGTGGTGCGCTCCCTGAAGGAGACGGGGAGCGTGGAACCCGAACTGTTCGACGAGGTGACCATCTACTTCAGTGACATTGTGGGCTTCACCACCATCTGCCAGTACAGCACGCCTATGGAGGTGGTGGTCATGTTGAATGACATCTACAAGAACTTTGACAGGATCCTTGACAACCACGATGTCTACAAG gTGGAGACGATCGGCGACGCCTACATGGTGGTGTCGGGGCTCCCGCGGCGGAACGGGAACAGACACGCGGTGGACATCTGCCACATGGCCCTGGACATCCTGGCCTTCATGGGCACCTTTGAGCTGCACCACCTGCCCGGGCTGCCCGTGTGGATCCGCATCGGAGTGCACTCCG gtccaTGTGCAGCTGGAGTGGTGGGGAGCAAGATGCCTCGGTACTGCCTGTTTGGAGACACAGTGAACACTGCCTCACGCATGGAGTCCACAGGACTAC CACTGCGGATCCATATCTCGCAGCCCACCATCAGCATCCTCCAGAGGACGGACTGcaagtttgagtttgagatgCGAGGGGAGACCTACCTGAAG GGAAAAGGCACTGAGATCACCTACTGGTTGACTGGTGTCACAGGGAAGGATTACAATTTGCCAACACCCCCAACAGC TGAGAACTTTCAGCGTCTGCAGCTGGCAGAGATGATCCTGCCCATTCTGGAGAAGCGCACGCCAGGCACCGATGGCATGGAGAAGAGGAAGACCCTTTCGACTCGTCAGAAGAAAAGGGAGAAGGACAAGCACATGGTAGACTTCCAGCCAGAGTACCTGCACTTGGCTACCGTTGACAACCTCAACACATACCTGTAA
- the kctd17 gene encoding BTB/POZ domain-containing protein KCTD5 isoform X2, with amino-acid sequence MSEVNSLPTTHSNCNNNNNNNNNNKDSDGNESTTTATPSPTETSASETPSQIIGNGSGINPGTGGNNGKWVRLNVGGTVFLTTRQTLLKEQTSFLYRLCQQQDLHSDTDETGAYVIDRDPTYFGPILNYLRHGKLVYNKELAEEGVLEEAEFYNITPLIRLIKERILERDCKATQVPPKHVYRVLQCQEEELTQMVSTMSDGWKFEQMVNIGSSYSYGTEDQAEFLCVVSKELHTSGGGMSAEQSHKTKASEVQEEEEDGEARDEAEGETNDTPSEWNSV; translated from the exons ATGTCGGAAGTCAACTCCTTACCGACTACTCATAGCAActgcaacaacaataataacaacaacaataacaacaaagacAGCGATGGAAACGAAAGCACAACCACAGCTACCCCGTCCCCCACCGAAACCAGCGCGTCGGAAACTCCGAGTCAAATCATAGGCAACGGTTCTGGGATCAATCCTGGCACAGGGGGGAACAATGGGAAATGGGTCCGACTGAACGTCGGTGGCACCGTTTTTCTCACAACGCGCCAGACCTTGCTGAAAGAGCAGACTTCCTTTCTCTACCGGCTATGCCAGCAGCAAGATCTGCACTCAGACACG GATGAAACCGGAGCGTACGTGATTGACAGAGACCCCACCTATTTTGGCCCCATATTGAACTACCTGCGGCACGGAAAGCTGGTGTACAACAAGGAGCTGGCAGAGGAAG GTGTTTTAGAAGAAGCAGAATTCTATAACATCACCCCACTCATCAGACTGATCAAGGAGAGGATCTTAGAACGTGACTGTAAAGCAACACAG gtacCTCCGAAGCATGTGTACCGGGTGCTGCAGTgccaggaggaggagctgacTCAGATGGTGTCGACCATGTCAGACGGCTGGAAATTTGAGCAG ATGGTGAACATCGGCTCGTCCTACAGCTACGGCACGGAAGACCAGGCTGAGTTCCTGTGTGTGGTGTCCAAGGAGCTCCACACATCCGGCGGAGGCATGAGTGCAGAACAGAGCCACAAGACCAAG GCTTCAGaagtgcaggaggaggaggaggatggagaAGCGAGAGATGAGGCGGAGGGAGAGACAAATGACACCCCGAGCGAGTGGAATAGCGTTTAA
- the kctd17 gene encoding BTB/POZ domain-containing protein KCTD5 isoform X1, with the protein MSEVNSLPTTHSNCNNNNNNNNNNKDSDGNESTTTATPSPTETSASETPSQIIGNGSGINPGTGGNNGKWVRLNVGGTVFLTTRQTLLKEQTSFLYRLCQQQDLHSDTDETGAYVIDRDPTYFGPILNYLRHGKLVYNKELAEEGVLEEAEFYNITPLIRLIKERILERDCKATQQVPPKHVYRVLQCQEEELTQMVSTMSDGWKFEQMVNIGSSYSYGTEDQAEFLCVVSKELHTSGGGMSAEQSHKTKASEVQEEEEDGEARDEAEGETNDTPSEWNSV; encoded by the exons ATGTCGGAAGTCAACTCCTTACCGACTACTCATAGCAActgcaacaacaataataacaacaacaataacaacaaagacAGCGATGGAAACGAAAGCACAACCACAGCTACCCCGTCCCCCACCGAAACCAGCGCGTCGGAAACTCCGAGTCAAATCATAGGCAACGGTTCTGGGATCAATCCTGGCACAGGGGGGAACAATGGGAAATGGGTCCGACTGAACGTCGGTGGCACCGTTTTTCTCACAACGCGCCAGACCTTGCTGAAAGAGCAGACTTCCTTTCTCTACCGGCTATGCCAGCAGCAAGATCTGCACTCAGACACG GATGAAACCGGAGCGTACGTGATTGACAGAGACCCCACCTATTTTGGCCCCATATTGAACTACCTGCGGCACGGAAAGCTGGTGTACAACAAGGAGCTGGCAGAGGAAG GTGTTTTAGAAGAAGCAGAATTCTATAACATCACCCCACTCATCAGACTGATCAAGGAGAGGATCTTAGAACGTGACTGTAAAGCAACACAG caggtacCTCCGAAGCATGTGTACCGGGTGCTGCAGTgccaggaggaggagctgacTCAGATGGTGTCGACCATGTCAGACGGCTGGAAATTTGAGCAG ATGGTGAACATCGGCTCGTCCTACAGCTACGGCACGGAAGACCAGGCTGAGTTCCTGTGTGTGGTGTCCAAGGAGCTCCACACATCCGGCGGAGGCATGAGTGCAGAACAGAGCCACAAGACCAAG GCTTCAGaagtgcaggaggaggaggaggatggagaAGCGAGAGATGAGGCGGAGGGAGAGACAAATGACACCCCGAGCGAGTGGAATAGCGTTTAA
- the cby1 gene encoding protein chibby homolog 1: MPLFGNTFSPKKTPPRKSASLSNLHTLDRSTREIELGLEYGAPAMTIGGQSLKFEEGQWISESGGTVSGKEMQRLKKRNLQLEEENNLLRLKIDILLDMLSETTAESHLLEKELDEVKNHNRRKK, from the exons ATGCCTCTTTTTGGAAATACCTTCAGCCCCAAGAAGACCCCTCCTCGCAAGTCTGCTTCCCTGTCCAACCTACACACA TTGGACAGATCCACCAGGGAGATAGAACTGGGACTGGAGTATGGGGCCCCTGCAATGACCATTGGGGGTCAGAGTTTGAAATTTGAGGAGGGGCAGTGGATTTCAG AGTCTGGAGGCACTGTTTCAGGGAAGGAGATGCAGAGGTTGAAAAAGAGGAACctgcagctggaggaggagaacaaCTTGCTGAGATTAAAAATTGACATCCTGTTGGACATG TTGTCAGAAACTACTGCTGAATCTCATCTATTGGAGAAGGAGCTGGATGAAGTGAAGAACCATAATCGGAGAAAGAAGTGA